The Methylomusa anaerophila genome has a segment encoding these proteins:
- a CDS encoding efflux RND transporter permease subunit, with the protein MILADISLKRPVFATVTILALITLGFVSYLSLNIDEWPNVEFPFVTVQVVYTGAGPEQVDSKITQRVEEAVGSCSGVKHITSVAREGVSTTTVEFSLETNPATATQDVRDKIGRIRGDLPQDAEEPIIMRFDPTEEPVVSVAITGNQSIRELTKLNEDVIKRRLETISGVGSIDIQGGLKREIHIDLDKDKIAAYGLSISEIANSLKQENLEVPGGKLTKGEREVTMRTMGNMPSAQEFLKAPLARRDGVQIYVDNVANVGDVTEEAESVAKFNGKPAIGLDIIKQSGSNTVQVAENVKQVVAQLRQEMPPGVELTVVRDNSKYIRESIGDLVSNLIICSLLAIAIVFVFLADWRSTMIAAIAIPASIISTFFTMKLLGYSLNTMSLMALSLAIGLLIDDAIVVVENIVRHMEMGKNKFQAAAEGTAEIGLAVTATTFTLVAVFVPVGMMTGIVGQFFKQFGITVAFSVLVSLFIAFTLTPMLSANYLDVAHRQKQNLLGRMLAWWNQRFDRLTESYGGLLKIALRHRLKLLALALIMFVGSLALTPLLGSTFISRTDNGEFTVAVDVEPGTSVAGAAALADRMAEIIKETPEVVLTYGTASVETISLFVKIKDKNDRQRSMTAITADLREKLNAIPNVKVSILQRSGVGEEKPVQIVAGGDDINVLNEMAEQAQRIMENTPGAVDVVSTFKPGKPDIQVTVDRERAADLGVSTGNIADTLSTMFNGLTVSRFKDGDDQYDVKIRLQEGDRRGMDDLSGIYLNSQYKDSQGKSVLVPLSQVTEPVFGTTPSQINRYDRQKEIRLTANLEGTSLGEFNNSFFNEIKKINIPPGYKLGAVGESERMGETFTSMVMALFLSVAFIFFVLAAQFESYIDPFAIMLSLPLAIIGAILGLLVMRSDLSIMSMIGIVMLMGLVTKNAILLIDFAKQRRAQGVERDTALVEAAVIRMRPIMMTTAAMIFGMLPLATGFGPGAEIRAPMAHAIIGGLVTSTILTLVIVPVVYSLMDDLKGVWQRFNFKLKKTTTA; encoded by the coding sequence ATGATACTTGCCGATATAAGTCTTAAACGACCGGTTTTCGCCACGGTAACCATTCTGGCCCTTATTACCCTGGGCTTCGTTAGTTATCTGTCCCTTAATATAGACGAGTGGCCTAATGTAGAATTCCCATTCGTCACTGTTCAGGTAGTCTATACAGGCGCCGGCCCGGAACAAGTGGACAGCAAAATTACCCAAAGAGTGGAAGAAGCGGTAGGTTCCTGTTCCGGAGTTAAACACATTACCTCTGTCGCCCGGGAAGGAGTATCTACTACTACCGTTGAATTCTCGCTGGAAACCAACCCGGCCACGGCGACGCAGGATGTGCGGGATAAAATCGGCCGGATCCGCGGGGATTTGCCGCAAGATGCCGAAGAACCCATCATCATGCGGTTCGACCCGACTGAGGAGCCGGTTGTGTCCGTAGCCATTACCGGCAACCAAAGTATTCGGGAGCTTACCAAACTAAATGAAGACGTGATCAAAAGACGCTTGGAAACTATCAGCGGCGTAGGTTCTATCGATATCCAGGGGGGACTGAAGCGGGAAATACATATTGATTTGGATAAAGACAAAATTGCTGCTTACGGGCTGAGTATTTCGGAAATCGCCAATAGTCTGAAACAGGAAAACCTGGAAGTACCCGGCGGCAAGCTGACTAAGGGCGAGCGGGAAGTAACCATGCGCACCATGGGAAACATGCCGTCCGCGCAGGAGTTTTTGAAGGCGCCGCTGGCCCGGCGTGACGGGGTGCAAATTTACGTGGATAATGTCGCGAACGTAGGCGACGTTACCGAAGAAGCGGAGTCGGTTGCCAAGTTTAACGGAAAACCGGCTATAGGCCTGGATATTATAAAACAATCCGGTTCAAATACCGTTCAGGTGGCTGAGAATGTTAAGCAGGTGGTAGCGCAGCTTCGGCAGGAGATGCCGCCCGGAGTCGAACTTACTGTGGTGAGGGATAACTCCAAGTATATCAGGGAATCCATCGGCGACCTTGTTTCTAACTTGATCATTTGCAGCTTGTTGGCTATTGCCATTGTTTTTGTCTTTTTGGCCGACTGGCGCAGTACAATGATTGCGGCGATTGCCATACCGGCATCCATTATCTCCACCTTTTTTACTATGAAGCTATTGGGTTACAGTCTCAATACCATGTCGCTTATGGCTTTGTCCCTGGCCATTGGCCTTTTGATTGATGACGCCATCGTTGTTGTTGAGAATATTGTCCGGCATATGGAGATGGGCAAAAACAAATTTCAGGCTGCCGCCGAAGGTACCGCGGAGATTGGTTTGGCCGTAACCGCCACTACTTTTACCTTGGTGGCGGTGTTTGTACCTGTTGGGATGATGACGGGAATCGTCGGTCAGTTCTTTAAACAATTCGGAATTACTGTTGCCTTCTCCGTGCTGGTTTCCTTGTTTATAGCTTTTACCCTTACTCCCATGCTGTCAGCCAACTACCTGGATGTGGCGCACCGACAGAAACAGAATCTACTGGGCAGAATGCTTGCTTGGTGGAACCAGCGCTTTGACCGGCTGACCGAATCTTACGGCGGGCTTTTAAAGATTGCCCTCAGGCATCGTTTAAAACTGTTGGCACTGGCGCTGATTATGTTTGTAGGGAGTTTGGCGCTAACGCCGCTGCTTGGTTCCACTTTCATCAGCCGTACAGATAATGGCGAGTTTACGGTAGCTGTTGATGTGGAGCCTGGCACCAGCGTAGCAGGGGCCGCAGCCTTAGCCGACCGCATGGCGGAAATTATCAAAGAGACGCCGGAGGTTGTGCTGACTTACGGCACCGCTAGCGTCGAAACCATAAGTTTGTTTGTTAAGATTAAAGATAAGAATGACCGCCAGCGCAGTATGACTGCAATCACAGCCGACCTGAGAGAAAAATTGAACGCCATACCCAATGTGAAAGTCAGTATTTTGCAGCGATCAGGCGTTGGGGAAGAAAAACCCGTACAGATTGTTGCAGGCGGGGATGACATTAATGTTCTCAATGAAATGGCCGAACAGGCCCAGCGGATAATGGAAAACACCCCGGGCGCAGTAGATGTGGTATCCACGTTTAAACCAGGCAAACCGGATATTCAAGTCACGGTCGACCGGGAACGGGCAGCCGATTTAGGAGTATCCACCGGTAATATCGCCGACACGCTGAGCACCATGTTTAACGGACTGACCGTCAGCCGGTTTAAAGACGGCGATGACCAGTATGACGTAAAGATCCGCCTGCAGGAAGGCGACAGAAGGGGCATGGATGATCTGTCCGGAATCTATTTAAACAGCCAGTACAAGGACAGTCAGGGCAAATCGGTGCTGGTGCCTTTATCTCAGGTTACGGAACCGGTATTCGGCACCACTCCCAGCCAGATCAACCGGTATGACCGGCAAAAGGAGATCCGGTTGACGGCCAACCTGGAAGGTACATCCCTGGGAGAATTTAATAACTCCTTCTTTAATGAAATCAAAAAAATCAATATACCGCCAGGGTATAAGCTGGGGGCTGTCGGTGAGTCGGAACGGATGGGGGAAACCTTTACCAGTATGGTTATGGCCCTGTTCTTATCAGTTGCGTTTATTTTCTTCGTGCTGGCGGCTCAATTCGAAAGCTATATCGATCCTTTCGCCATTATGCTGTCCTTGCCTCTGGCCATCATTGGCGCAATTTTAGGCCTGTTGGTGATGCGCAGCGATCTCAGTATTATGTCCATGATCGGTATCGTCATGCTTATGGGACTGGTAACCAAAAACGCCATTTTGCTGATTGACTTTGCCAAACAGCGGCGGGCGCAGGGCGTTGAACGGGATACGGCACTGGTAGAGGCGGCCGTCATCCGTATGCGGCCAATCATGATGACAACTGCCGCCATGATATTCGGCATGCTGCCGCTGGCAACAGGATTCGGACCCGGCGCGGAGATACGCGCTCCCATGGCGCATGCCATTATCGGCGGCCTGGTTACTTCGACAATTCTCACCTTGGTTATTGTTCCGGTAGTATATTCGCTAATGGATGATTTAAAAGGGGTCTGGCAAAGGTTTAACTTTAAGTTAAAAAAGACGACAACAGCCTAG